A single region of the Agromyces sp. Leaf222 genome encodes:
- a CDS encoding oxidoreductase produces the protein MDLDLVDKVAVVTGASKGIGLAVTRALVAEGARVIAGARTITDELVALSDTGHVMAVSVDLSTTSGPAELVSRASHFGGLDILVNNVGAVTPRTEGFLAVTDEDWLATFNLTLMAGVRTTRAAIPLLLERGAGNVVTIASVNAYLPDPGVIDYAAVKAAVWNLSKSLSKEYGPRGLRFNTISPGPVSTPLWLGETGVAATIAASMGVSFDEARERIIEAGGGFSTGRFTEPEEVADLVLLLASRRAGNVTGADFLIDGGLTKEL, from the coding sequence ATGGATCTGGATCTGGTCGACAAGGTCGCCGTGGTCACCGGCGCGAGCAAGGGCATCGGCCTCGCGGTCACGCGGGCGCTCGTCGCCGAGGGAGCGCGCGTGATCGCCGGCGCCCGAACCATCACCGACGAACTCGTGGCCCTCTCCGACACCGGGCACGTCATGGCCGTGTCCGTCGATCTCTCGACGACGAGCGGGCCTGCCGAACTCGTGTCGCGCGCATCGCACTTCGGCGGCCTCGACATCCTCGTCAACAACGTCGGAGCCGTGACGCCGCGCACCGAGGGATTCCTCGCCGTGACCGACGAGGACTGGCTCGCCACGTTCAACCTCACGCTCATGGCCGGCGTGCGCACGACGCGCGCGGCCATCCCGCTGCTCCTCGAACGGGGCGCCGGCAACGTCGTCACGATCGCGTCGGTCAACGCCTACCTTCCCGACCCGGGCGTCATCGACTACGCGGCGGTGAAGGCCGCGGTCTGGAACCTGTCGAAGTCGCTGTCGAAGGAGTACGGCCCGCGCGGGCTGCGCTTCAACACGATCAGCCCAGGACCGGTGTCGACTCCGCTCTGGCTCGGCGAGACCGGCGTCGCGGCGACGATCGCCGCAAGCATGGGCGTGTCGTTCGACGAGGCCCGCGAACGCATCATCGAAGCGGGCGGCGGGTTCTCGACCGGGCGCTTCACCGAACCCGAGGAGGTCGCCGACCTCGTGCTGCTCCTCGCCAGCCGGCGCGCGGGCAATGTCACCGGTGCCGACTTCCTCATCGACGGCGGGCTCACGAAGGAGCTCTAG